The Alteripontixanthobacter sp. genome has a window encoding:
- a CDS encoding chorismate mutase encodes MSSQPPYSAASEQTSPADDPVLAAYRKSIDNIDAALIHMLAERFRITQAVGEYKAKVTLPPADPARETMQIERLRRLAEEAHLDPEFSEKFLRFIIEEVIRHHEQAREHSA; translated from the coding sequence ATGAGCAGCCAGCCGCCCTATTCCGCCGCTTCCGAGCAAACTTCTCCCGCAGACGATCCGGTGCTTGCCGCCTATCGCAAGAGCATCGACAATATCGATGCGGCGCTGATCCACATGTTGGCGGAACGGTTTCGCATTACCCAGGCGGTGGGCGAGTACAAGGCGAAGGTCACGCTGCCACCCGCCGATCCGGCGCGCGAAACGATGCAGATAGAACGCCTGCGCCGATTGGCGGAGGAAGCGCATCTGGACCCGGAGTTCTCCGAAAAATTCCTGCGCTTCATTATCGAAGAAGTGATCCGCCACCACGAACAGGCGCGAGAGCATAGCGCATGA
- a CDS encoding polyprenyl synthetase family protein: MSAEIIPLPRRDGAKLPTLDPMLGLTASGMNAVNSVILERMQSEIPLIPALAGHLIAGGGKRLRPMLTLAGAQLVGYSGTRHHQLAAAVEFIHTATLLHDDVVDGSELRRGKTAANIVFGNPATVLVGDFLFSRAFELMTEDGSLKVLKILSGASAIIAEGEVDQLTAQRQIETSEERYLSIIGAKTAALFAAASRIAAVVAECGEREEQALDDYGRNLGIAFQLVDDAIDYDSEASEMGKARGDDFREGKMTLPVILAYARGTESERTFWKAAISGIRNDAEALEEATALIGKYDAVEATRERARHFAARAVDAISIFPDGKARAAMGEAAEFAVARGY, translated from the coding sequence ATGAGCGCCGAGATCATTCCCCTGCCGCGCCGCGACGGTGCGAAGCTGCCGACGCTCGATCCCATGCTCGGCCTGACTGCCAGCGGAATGAACGCGGTCAACTCGGTCATTCTGGAACGCATGCAGAGCGAAATTCCTCTGATTCCAGCGCTTGCAGGGCATCTGATCGCGGGCGGCGGCAAGCGGCTGCGCCCGATGCTTACGCTCGCCGGGGCGCAGCTCGTCGGATATTCGGGCACGCGTCATCACCAGCTGGCCGCAGCGGTGGAGTTCATCCATACCGCCACCTTGCTGCATGACGATGTGGTCGATGGCAGCGAACTGCGCCGGGGCAAGACTGCCGCCAACATCGTTTTCGGCAACCCGGCCACCGTTCTGGTCGGCGATTTCCTGTTCAGCCGCGCTTTCGAATTGATGACAGAGGATGGCAGCCTGAAAGTGCTCAAGATCCTCTCGGGCGCGAGCGCGATCATTGCCGAGGGCGAGGTCGATCAGCTGACCGCGCAGCGCCAGATCGAAACCAGCGAAGAACGCTACCTCTCCATCATCGGCGCAAAAACCGCAGCCTTGTTCGCTGCCGCCAGCCGGATCGCGGCCGTGGTGGCCGAATGCGGAGAGCGTGAGGAACAGGCGCTCGACGATTACGGCCGCAATCTGGGCATCGCGTTCCAGCTGGTCGACGATGCGATCGATTACGATTCCGAAGCGAGCGAAATGGGCAAGGCGCGCGGCGACGATTTCCGCGAAGGCAAGATGACGCTGCCGGTGATCCTCGCCTATGCGCGCGGAACGGAGAGCGAGCGGACCTTCTGGAAAGCCGCCATTTCCGGTATTCGCAACGATGCGGAGGCGCTGGAAGAAGCGACCGCCCTGATCGGCAAATACGATGCGGTCGAGGCGACCCGCGAACGTGCGCGGCATTTTGCTGCACGCGCGGTGGATGCGATTTCGATCTTCCCCGACGGCAAGGCCCGCGCCGCGATGGGAGAGGCGGCGGAATTCGCCGTGGCGCGGGGATATTGA